The Staphylothermus marinus F1 genome has a segment encoding these proteins:
- a CDS encoding MFS transporter → MYLRKSLSVILLVLIAVFFMADQNLLPPNYQFIMKEFGISEVQIGLVSSIFVATSAVITILWGFLADVVSRKKLLLIGVYLGEIPCFLTAFVTNYWQLLFLRLLTGIGIGSIIPIAYTLIADMYEEAKRGRGYGYISTAFGIGILLGMILAGVIPSWRLPFIYVSVPNWILAPLFYIVAEEPKKGAGEKVLREAYEKGIEYTYKISLSAIKKSFETVTNILIFAQGIFGTVPWGVLVYWLVSFLMITRGMTKETATITLLLLGIATVIGNFIGGFLGDYAEKKKRGGRAILTGLAIFVGMIVTIFILVYPLPSNPTLTDWIFIGLYSIGLIQLVSFASPNVPAIISQVNLPEDRGTVFGIFNILDNVGRAIGPVLGGALIEYFRSIGYSNPDAYLWALIVSTLFWIPCSLIWIFIYKKYPEDRDEIIRILEERIKVLSKAR, encoded by the coding sequence ATGTATCTCCGTAAATCCCTATCAGTCATATTGCTGGTACTTATAGCTGTGTTCTTCATGGCTGATCAAAATCTTTTACCGCCTAATTACCAGTTTATTATGAAGGAATTCGGCATATCTGAAGTTCAAATAGGGCTTGTTTCATCAATATTTGTCGCTACTAGTGCGGTCATTACTATACTGTGGGGTTTTCTAGCTGATGTGGTTTCGAGGAAGAAATTATTGCTTATAGGAGTGTATTTAGGGGAAATCCCGTGTTTTCTCACAGCATTCGTAACTAACTATTGGCAATTATTGTTTCTAAGACTCCTAACAGGTATAGGTATAGGATCAATAATACCTATAGCTTATACACTAATAGCTGATATGTATGAAGAAGCGAAGAGAGGGCGTGGATACGGCTATATAAGTACTGCATTTGGAATAGGTATACTGCTTGGAATGATACTTGCAGGGGTTATTCCTAGCTGGAGACTTCCTTTTATATATGTATCAGTTCCCAACTGGATACTTGCACCATTATTTTATATAGTAGCTGAAGAGCCTAAGAAGGGTGCTGGAGAAAAGGTTCTCAGAGAAGCATATGAAAAAGGTATTGAGTATACTTATAAGATTTCATTGAGCGCTATAAAAAAGAGCTTTGAAACCGTTACAAACATACTCATATTTGCACAAGGCATCTTTGGAACAGTTCCATGGGGAGTTCTAGTTTATTGGCTAGTATCATTTCTTATGATAACGAGAGGAATGACAAAGGAAACTGCAACAATAACGTTGCTTCTGCTAGGGATAGCGACAGTTATAGGCAATTTTATAGGTGGTTTTCTAGGTGATTATGCGGAGAAAAAGAAGAGAGGCGGAAGAGCGATACTTACTGGTCTAGCTATCTTTGTGGGCATGATCGTGACTATATTCATATTAGTATATCCATTACCAAGTAATCCCACCCTTACAGACTGGATATTCATAGGGCTCTACAGTATCGGGTTAATACAGTTAGTTAGCTTTGCTTCTCCAAACGTTCCAGCTATAATATCTCAAGTAAATCTACCGGAGGATCGTGGAACGGTTTTCGGCATATTCAATATACTTGACAATGTTGGACGTGCCATAGGCCCAGTTCTTGGAGGAGCATTAATTGAGTATTTTAGGTCGATTGGATACTCTAATCCGGATGCATATTTATGGGCACTAATAGTTTCTACATTATTCTGGATTCCATGTTCATTGATTTGGATATTTATCTATAAGAAGTATCCAGAGGATAGGGATGAGATCATTAGGATTCTCGAGGAAAGAATTAAGGTTTTAAGTAAAGCGAGATAA
- a CDS encoding alpha-amylase/4-alpha-glucanotransferase domain-containing protein, translated as MARINFIFTIHFHQPTGQLEWINRRIFENSYKLLLDIMKSYADLKFTVHISGPLLLWLVDNYPEWINEMARLGDYGTIEFLAGSMGEAILPLLPSEDRYYQVREYLRFFEKIFGYKPKGLWLPERVWEPSLPEPLAKNGIEYVFIDDSTLYRAGQSSDNAYYAWITEEGGKIVKLFFIDTALRYILPWRTSEEVFNYMLSKGDEEGSRVIVWGSDAEKFGEWKDAEWARWWLNDFLSKIRSRRHEINMVHPLEYLREYGARGLMYLPTGSYDKMLEWSNGFFRNFLIKYRESNNMHKKMLWVRRKLKNAPEVAEEAWRYYHLAQCNDAYWHGLFGGIYLSHLRQAIYEYYLKAERLAEEAMDYYDEEPLHIYYTDFDYDGRNEYLFETKKLNLYFKPDDGGTLFEFDIKAKKLEHNIQDTMTRYWEPYLEGVKFNPDWYRRVSLRIHLWAPDTSIWDWINNTPFKDQSDLALKRYNTSLTKDNELIMRALGGHYVYGIEPAKILAEKKIRILDEGLLTDYRIVNHGNRLVNTIIGLEYHVAPKIDRTGKGEPIGYEVKDGFHRSNEYWVGDYDKVVIKSSVYPDIILESKNTEQVWVAPLNSLARTDKGMQEIFQGIAIMFVKNVELKPREEFRSTVKYYVAP; from the coding sequence TTGGCCAGAATAAACTTTATATTTACAATTCACTTTCATCAACCAACAGGCCAGCTTGAATGGATTAATAGGAGAATATTTGAGAACAGCTATAAGTTGTTGCTCGACATTATGAAGAGTTATGCTGATCTAAAATTTACAGTTCATATTAGTGGTCCCCTGCTCCTATGGTTAGTGGATAATTATCCTGAATGGATAAATGAAATGGCTAGACTCGGAGACTATGGTACTATCGAGTTTTTAGCTGGAAGTATGGGTGAAGCCATTCTACCACTACTTCCCTCGGAGGATAGATATTATCAAGTAAGAGAGTATCTTAGATTCTTCGAGAAAATATTTGGGTATAAACCTAAAGGATTATGGCTTCCGGAAAGAGTATGGGAGCCTAGTCTTCCAGAACCATTAGCTAAGAACGGGATTGAATACGTATTCATAGATGATTCGACACTGTATAGAGCTGGGCAAAGCAGTGATAATGCATATTATGCATGGATTACTGAGGAGGGAGGAAAAATTGTTAAGTTATTCTTTATAGATACAGCTTTAAGATACATTCTTCCTTGGAGAACTAGTGAAGAAGTATTCAACTATATGCTTTCGAAAGGAGATGAGGAAGGAAGTAGGGTGATCGTGTGGGGGAGTGATGCTGAAAAGTTTGGTGAGTGGAAAGATGCGGAATGGGCTAGGTGGTGGTTAAACGATTTCCTATCTAAAATTAGGAGTAGAAGACACGAAATAAACATGGTTCACCCGCTCGAGTACCTAAGAGAATACGGCGCTAGAGGATTAATGTACTTACCAACTGGAAGCTATGATAAAATGCTGGAGTGGAGCAATGGCTTCTTCCGTAACTTCTTGATTAAGTATAGAGAAAGCAATAATATGCATAAAAAAATGTTGTGGGTGAGGAGAAAACTTAAGAATGCACCAGAAGTAGCTGAAGAGGCATGGAGATATTATCACTTAGCACAATGCAACGATGCTTATTGGCATGGATTATTTGGAGGAATATATCTCTCTCATCTAAGACAAGCAATATATGAGTATTATTTGAAAGCGGAGAGACTAGCCGAAGAAGCTATGGATTATTATGATGAGGAACCTCTACACATATATTATACTGATTTCGACTATGATGGTAGAAACGAATACTTGTTTGAAACTAAAAAGCTTAACTTATATTTCAAACCGGACGATGGTGGGACGCTTTTCGAGTTCGATATAAAAGCTAAGAAACTAGAACATAATATCCAAGATACCATGACAAGATATTGGGAACCATATCTTGAAGGCGTAAAGTTTAATCCTGACTGGTATAGGAGAGTTAGTCTACGAATACATCTCTGGGCCCCCGACACTTCTATATGGGATTGGATCAATAATACACCGTTCAAGGATCAAAGCGATCTTGCTTTGAAAAGGTATAACACATCTTTAACAAAGGATAATGAGTTGATAATGAGAGCTCTGGGAGGACACTATGTTTATGGTATAGAACCAGCTAAGATCCTTGCTGAAAAGAAGATCAGGATCTTGGATGAAGGATTACTGACCGATTATAGAATAGTGAATCACGGTAATAGACTTGTAAACACAATAATAGGATTGGAATATCATGTGGCTCCAAAAATTGATAGGACCGGTAAAGGGGAACCAATTGGTTACGAAGTAAAAGATGGTTTCCACCGCTCAAATGAGTACTGGGTAGGAGACTATGATAAAGTCGTGATTAAAAGCTCAGTGTATCCAGATATAATACTTGAATCTAAAAATACTGAACAAGTATGGGTAGCACCATTAAACAGCTTAGCTAGAACGGATAAGGGAATGCAGGAAATATTCCAAGGAATAGCGATCATG
- a CDS encoding glycoside hydrolase family 1 protein, protein MIRFPDYFLFGTATSSHQIEGNNIFNDWWEWETKGRIKVRSGKACNHWELYKEDIELMAELGYNAYRFSIEWSRIFPRKDHIDYESLNKYKEIVNLLRKYGIEPVITLHHFTNPQWFMKIGGWTREENIKYFIKYVELIASEIKDVKIWITINEPIIYVLQGYISGEWPPGIKNLKIADQVTKNLLKAHNEAYNILHKHGIVGIAKNMIAFKPGSNRGKDINIYHKVDKAFNWGFLNGILRGELETLRGKYRVEPGNIDFIGINYYSSYIVKYTWNPFKLHIKVEPLDTGLWTTMGYCIYPRGIYEVVMKTHEKYGKEIIITENGVAVENDELRILSIIRHLQYLYKAMNEGAKVKGYFYWSFMDNFEWDKGFNQRFGLVEVDYKTFERKPRKSAYVYSQIARTKTISDEYLEKYGLKNLE, encoded by the coding sequence TTGATAAGGTTTCCTGATTATTTCTTGTTTGGAACAGCTACATCATCGCACCAGATCGAGGGTAATAACATATTTAATGATTGGTGGGAGTGGGAGACTAAAGGCAGGATTAAGGTGAGATCGGGTAAGGCATGTAATCATTGGGAACTCTATAAAGAAGACATAGAGCTTATGGCTGAGCTGGGATATAATGCTTATAGGTTCTCCATAGAGTGGAGTAGAATATTTCCCAGAAAAGATCATATAGATTATGAGTCGCTTAATAAGTATAAGGAAATAGTTAATCTACTTAGAAAATACGGGATAGAACCTGTAATCACTCTTCACCACTTCACAAACCCGCAATGGTTTATGAAAATTGGTGGATGGACTAGGGAAGAGAACATAAAATATTTTATAAAATATGTAGAACTTATAGCTTCCGAGATAAAAGACGTGAAAATATGGATCACTATTAATGAACCAATAATATATGTTTTACAAGGATATATTTCCGGCGAATGGCCACCTGGAATTAAAAATTTAAAAATAGCTGATCAAGTAACTAAGAATCTTTTAAAAGCACATAATGAAGCCTATAATATACTTCATAAACACGGTATTGTAGGCATAGCTAAAAACATGATAGCATTTAAACCAGGATCTAATAGAGGAAAAGACATTAATATTTATCATAAAGTCGATAAAGCATTCAACTGGGGATTTCTCAACGGAATATTAAGGGGAGAACTAGAAACTCTCCGTGGAAAATACCGAGTTGAGCCCGGAAATATTGATTTCATAGGCATAAACTATTATTCATCATATATTGTAAAATATACTTGGAATCCTTTTAAACTACATATTAAAGTCGAACCATTAGATACAGGTCTATGGACAACTATGGGTTACTGCATATATCCTAGAGGAATATATGAAGTTGTAATGAAAACTCATGAGAAATACGGCAAAGAAATAATCATTACAGAGAACGGTGTTGCAGTAGAAAATGATGAATTAAGGATTTTATCCATTATCAGGCACTTACAATACTTATATAAAGCCATGAATGAAGGAGCAAAGGTGAAAGGATATTTCTACTGGAGCTTCATGGATAATTTTGAGTGGGATAAAGGATTTAACCAAAGGTTCGGACTAGTAGAAGTTGATTATAAGACTTTTGAGAGAAAACCTAGAAAAAGCGCATATGTATATAGTCAAATAGCACGTACCAAGACTATAAGTGATGAATACCTAGAAAAATATGGATTAAAGAACCTCGAATAA
- a CDS encoding DUF5752 family protein produces the protein MSDIVFMFEVHQPYRLDRNAYNKLLEKALRGRLEPHDLEDAIFDNGLNKLVIERASTKCYIPATKIILENIKRYANSNKPFKVAYSISGVFIEQVRMWKPEVIDLFMELRETGMVEFVEQTYYHSMAAFMPLKDWSELREQILEHRRAMKELFDYEPKSIENTEFSYNNDIAWLFSSMGYKVVLTEGVDWVLGWRSPNYVYRAYGSDIKVLTRNYRLSDDIGYRFSDRNWDQYPLTADKYASWLAATPGDVIFLAMDYETFGEHHWPETGIHEFLRWLPGEILKYNHLYTSTPSEVVDKYPARDIIDVPPWNTISWADERDLSAWLGNHMQRNAFKILVDLRPYVKALDEPEITRIWKLLTISDHLYYIATKFGSIEQVHSYFSPYKNAPDAYAIYVQALSLLAGLIAEKIEQKKYDVARKLVLPMNKAFYFYKPTGEYTGYSATNIKEFLEIISKAPAESILYHLKRGDFQAWLRSIFGLDEIADELDKISSQPLSAEEARKAVSDIIRKFLSST, from the coding sequence TTGAGCGATATTGTATTCATGTTTGAAGTGCATCAACCATATAGACTTGATAGAAACGCATATAATAAACTACTCGAAAAAGCTCTACGAGGAAGACTTGAGCCACATGATCTTGAAGACGCTATTTTCGATAATGGACTGAACAAATTAGTGATAGAAAGAGCTTCTACAAAATGCTATATTCCAGCAACTAAGATAATATTGGAAAACATAAAGAGATATGCTAATAGTAATAAACCATTTAAAGTCGCTTATTCTATTAGTGGTGTTTTCATAGAACAAGTTAGGATGTGGAAGCCTGAAGTAATAGATCTATTTATGGAGCTACGTGAAACAGGTATGGTGGAATTTGTTGAGCAAACATATTATCATAGCATGGCTGCTTTCATGCCTTTAAAGGACTGGTCTGAGTTGAGAGAGCAAATACTTGAGCACCGCAGAGCTATGAAGGAATTATTCGATTATGAACCTAAGAGCATAGAGAATACTGAGTTCTCATACAATAATGATATTGCTTGGCTATTCTCCTCTATGGGATACAAAGTTGTATTAACTGAGGGTGTTGACTGGGTTCTCGGATGGAGATCGCCTAATTATGTTTATAGAGCATATGGTAGTGATATCAAGGTTTTAACGAGAAATTATAGGTTAAGCGATGATATAGGTTATAGGTTTAGCGATAGAAACTGGGATCAATACCCATTAACAGCGGATAAGTATGCATCATGGCTAGCTGCAACTCCTGGAGACGTAATATTTCTCGCAATGGATTATGAGACTTTCGGAGAACATCACTGGCCAGAAACCGGGATACACGAGTTCTTGAGATGGTTGCCGGGAGAGATATTGAAGTATAATCACTTATATACTTCGACTCCAAGCGAGGTAGTAGATAAGTATCCTGCTAGAGACATCATAGATGTTCCACCATGGAATACGATTAGTTGGGCTGATGAACGAGATCTAAGTGCTTGGCTAGGAAATCATATGCAGAGAAACGCGTTCAAGATCCTTGTTGATCTAAGGCCTTATGTGAAAGCATTAGATGAGCCCGAGATTACCCGTATCTGGAAGCTTCTAACAATAAGTGATCACCTATACTATATTGCCACAAAGTTTGGAAGCATAGAACAAGTACACAGTTATTTCTCGCCATACAAGAACGCACCAGATGCTTATGCAATATATGTTCAAGCCCTAAGTCTTCTAGCAGGATTAATAGCGGAGAAAATAGAGCAGAAAAAATATGATGTGGCAAGAAAACTAGTACTACCAATGAATAAGGCGTTCTACTTCTATAAACCAACAGGAGAATATACAGGATATAGTGCAACCAATATAAAGGAATTCCTAGAAATAATTAGTAAAGCCCCAGCAGAATCAATACTATATCATTTAAAAAGAGGAGATTTCCAAGCATGGCTAAGAAGCATATTCGGTTTAGACGAAATAGCTGACGAACTAGACAAGATATCTTCTCAACCATTATCAGCTGAGGAAGCTCGGAAAGCCGTCTCAGATATAATAAGAAAATTTCTGAGCAGTACATAA